Proteins from one Staphylococcus saprophyticus subsp. saprophyticus ATCC 15305 = NCTC 7292 genomic window:
- a CDS encoding threonine/serine exporter family protein, whose translation MEHAQDKITMRVILLAGKILLSSGAEISRIEDTMKRIAQCMGYHNSQGYVINIFINFSLSENHDTRIIRINKNTTNLLKIFQVNSISRQLASNQISITQAFDRLNHIEQATLSIKLWKKCLAAGVISLSFLYLQGGNFQNIVITFIAGLLGFLIVECMQSKSTTMFIPGFVASFVIGVIVLLGSQLFNIHQTIGPSLIASIMPIVPGVLITTAIQDLFSRHMLIFTAKFLEALVIAFAIGSGISIAYLLF comes from the coding sequence ATGGAGCATGCTCAAGATAAAATCACTATGCGTGTGATTTTACTTGCAGGGAAAATATTATTATCTTCAGGCGCGGAGATTTCTCGTATAGAAGATACAATGAAACGAATCGCACAATGTATGGGCTACCATAATAGTCAGGGTTATGTGATTAATATTTTCATCAATTTTTCCCTAAGTGAAAATCATGATACACGCATTATCAGGATCAACAAAAATACCACAAACTTGTTAAAAATATTTCAAGTCAATTCTATTTCACGTCAGTTAGCCAGTAATCAAATTTCAATTACCCAGGCCTTCGATCGCCTAAATCATATTGAACAAGCGACACTTAGTATTAAATTGTGGAAGAAGTGTTTAGCTGCAGGTGTGATATCACTCAGTTTTTTATATTTACAGGGCGGGAATTTTCAAAATATTGTGATTACATTTATTGCTGGGTTACTTGGTTTTCTAATCGTTGAATGTATGCAAAGTAAATCTACGACCATGTTCATACCAGGATTCGTTGCATCTTTCGTTATTGGCGTCATTGTCCTGCTAGGTAGTCAACTATTCAACATTCATCAAACGATAGGACCATCCTTGATTGCTTCTATTATGCCGATTGTGCCAGGTGTCTTAATTACCACAGCCATTCAAGACTTATTTAGCAGACACATGTTAATATTTACAGCCAAATTTTTAGAAGCGCTCGTTATCGCATTCGCTATAGGATCTGGCATTTCTATTGCTTATTTACTATTTTAG
- a CDS encoding threonine/serine exporter family protein: MTLIYAFLFSFTASYFFAVIYDAPKNLFFAAGLAGTSGYLISFILNDLLQIDSIYSSLLGSLTLGVMSHIMSRILKSPVVIFMIPGIIPLVPGSLAYKAMQQLVTLNFTEANNTFIRTILIAGSIALGLLLSDQLSKTLNIKKYWKVKRNRL, encoded by the coding sequence ATGACCTTAATCTATGCATTCTTGTTTAGCTTTACTGCCTCTTACTTTTTCGCAGTAATATATGATGCGCCTAAAAATTTATTCTTTGCTGCTGGATTAGCAGGTACATCAGGATATCTTATTAGTTTTATATTAAATGACCTATTACAAATTGATAGTATCTATTCTAGTTTGCTTGGCAGTTTAACTTTAGGTGTGATGAGTCATATCATGAGTCGAATCCTTAAATCTCCTGTAGTCATTTTTATGATTCCCGGTATCATCCCTTTAGTGCCTGGTAGTTTAGCCTATAAAGCGATGCAACAATTGGTAACATTAAACTTTACTGAAGCTAACAATACGTTTATTAGAACTATCCTTATCGCAGGGTCCATCGCCTTAGGCTTACTGCTGTCTGATCAATTATCAAAAACATTGAATATTAAAAAATACTGGAAAGTAAAACGTAATCGTTTATAA